In the Staphylococcus condimenti genome, one interval contains:
- a CDS encoding DMT family transporter codes for MAWIYLLIAGCFEILGVVLLNELNRTGKKIFILYLGIAFIFSFSILSLSMRDIPMGTAYAIWTGIGTGGGTLISMIFYNESKNIWRIICIGLIVVSAVGLKLIT; via the coding sequence ATGGCATGGATATATTTACTAATTGCCGGATGCTTTGAAATATTAGGCGTAGTGTTATTAAATGAACTTAACCGTACAGGCAAGAAAATTTTTATTTTATATTTAGGTATTGCCTTTATATTCAGTTTCAGTATTCTTTCACTTTCGATGAGAGATATCCCAATGGGAACAGCATATGCTATTTGGACCGGAATAGGTACAGGCGGCGGTACGTTGATAAGTATGATTTTTTATAATGAATCAAAAAACATTTGGCGTATCATTTGTATTGGTTTAATTGTTGTATCAGCAGTTGGACTGAAGCTTATCACTTAA
- a CDS encoding DMT family transporter: protein MRWLKVILAGIVEIVWVTCIKNADSILSWSITLLMIALSFALVISACKTLPVGTAYAIFVGIGTVGTVIIDMVFYSDPFSFTKLFLLALLLIGILGLKLSTDNEESEGTS from the coding sequence CTGGTTAAAAGTTATTTTAGCTGGAATCGTAGAAATCGTTTGGGTGACTTGTATTAAAAATGCCGACTCAATTCTCAGTTGGAGTATCACTCTCTTAATGATTGCGCTCAGTTTCGCGCTTGTAATTTCAGCATGTAAAACCTTGCCAGTCGGTACGGCTTATGCCATCTTCGTAGGGATTGGTACTGTAGGTACTGTCATTATAGATATGGTCTTTTATAGTGACCCTTTCAGTTTTACGAAGTTATTTCTCCTCGCCTTATTATTGATTGGTATTTTGGGATTGAAACTTTCTACAGATAACGAAGAAAGCGAGGGAACATCCTAA